The following nucleotide sequence is from Rhineura floridana isolate rRhiFlo1 chromosome 9, rRhiFlo1.hap2, whole genome shotgun sequence.
acagggaggcaccagGTCCAGACCTCTACAGAGCCTAGCTTCcatcatattcgactgggcagaacaacatctgcaatccctcaaagcagaacatctcagaggaatttggaatttcacagcagactggctcagcagacaacaagtctttccgggagaatggaaacttcatccgactgtgttccatcttctccagcatcgattcggccccttctcagtcgacctctttgcttccagtcgcaattgccagctacccaggtacttcgctcgatagctggacacgacagcggaagcggtggatgctctgtcattgCCGTGGCCGGAGGGACTAttatacgccttccctccaataccactattagccaaaaccttgcAGAAGGTACGtcgcgagagggcacagctggttctgatagcaccatattggccccgtcgaccgtggttctcggatctcctggcACTGTCGGTGACAGATCCCTggccactcccagtcaggccagatctcttatcacaaggcccagtatggcatcaggaccccaagtggctcaacctaacagcgtggcatttgaatggggacatttgagatcggccggcctgtcagacgctgttattgacattgttttggcctcgagaagaccatccaccactcgtatatatcagcatacttgggtagcattctccaggtggtgtcagtctcaACACATCGATCCTTCCAAGGCTACAGTACAACAAGTGCTGCtatatcttcataggggcctcatgttgggacttagacccaacacattacgtcgacatgcgtccaccctgtcgtccattctttcagtatcttccactgacgcccctattgcctcacatccgtttatcaaacgcttccttagaggcactgctctacgctCGCCGGCTGTAGCTCACCGTTTTCcatcatggagtttgtcaaaggttctacAGGCCTTACAACGTCCTCCGTTTGAGccactcaggactgtgcctttacgtctgttgtctttcaaggtcctgttcctgattgcgattacatcggcgagaagagtctcggaactgggcgcattgtcttctgctctccacctctgtgtctttcacaaggattctgttgtgctgaaaactgatccttcattccgtcccaaggtcaattcagttttccattgcaaccaggacattgttctaccttcattttgtccgaatcctactcatccgctcgagaaggcttggcatttgttGGATGTTGGGA
It contains:
- the LOC133364466 gene encoding uncharacterized protein LOC133364466, with the protein product METSSDCVPSSPASIRPLLSRPLCFQSQLPATQVLRSIAGHDSGSGGCSVIAVAGGTIIRLPSNTTISQNLAEGTSREGTAGSDSTILAPSTVVLGSPGTVGDRSLATPSQARSLITRPSMASGPQVAQPNSVAFEWGHLRSAGLSDAVIDIVLASRRPSTTRIYQHTWVAFSRWCQSQHIDPSKATVQQVLLYLHRGLMLGLRPNTLRRHASTLSSILSVSSTDAPIASHPFIKRFLRGTALRSPAVAHRFPSWSLSKVLQALQRPPFEPLRTVPLRLLSFKVLFLIAITSARRVSELGALSSALHLCVFHKDSVVLKTDPSFRPKVNSVFHCNQDIVLPSFCPNPTHPLEKAWHLLDVGRAVKTYLSRTQDIRQTESLPVGLFSCMFRYISLDSLRMNWRVGGA